CGCAGCCTACTTCAGCGGACTTCGCTGTCCTGAGAAATTCCACTCCGGAGGTGTAGGCGATGACATCATAGCCCGCGGTTTTGAGCCCGAAGCTTGCCGCCTTGCGGATGCTCTCCTCGTCGTCGACCAGATGAATGATGCGTCTATCCCCCATGTTCCTCCTCCGCCCGCGCGTGGATCAGCGTGAAGCGAAAGCACGTGCCGCCTCGGTCGGAGCGCTCCATCCAGATGCGGCCGCCATGTGCTTCGATGATCGTCCGGCAGATCGAGAGGCCAAGGCCCATGCCGTCGGCCTTCGTCGATGTGAACGCCATGAACAGTTGTTCGCGAATTTCTTCCGCGATCCCGGGGCCGGTATCCTCCACCGTAACCTCGACAAGGCCGTCGGCACGCAAACTCGTCGCGACTTTGAGGTCGCGGATCGATGATTCTGCCATGGCCTCAACGGCGTTGCGCATCAGGTTTACGAGCACCTGCTGGATCTGCACCCTGTCGATGAGGACCGGCGTGGCTGCGGGGTCGATTGCGAAGAAGCTACGGATGCCCCGCTCGCGCGCGCCGACCAGTGCCAGTTGGCTTGCCTCGGTGATGACTTGCGGCAGGTCGTGCAAACTCTTGTCGACCTCACCGCGTGCGACGAAGTCGCGGAGGCGCCGGACGATGTGGCCAGCGCGCAGCGTCTCCTGAGCGGCATCGTCCATTACGGACCGAAGAGAGACGAATGGCTCATCATCCTGGACAGCGAGCATGTCCCGAATGGTTTCGAGATAGAGCGCCACTGCGGCGAGCGGCTGATTGAGTTCATGAGCAAGCGTGGAGGCCATCGTACCCATCGCGCTCAACCGCGAGACATGAACCAACTCCGCTTGCAGTTCCTTGAGCCTGAGCTCATCCTGCTCCTTGGCGGTGAGATCCCGGATGAACCCTGTGAAAAGCCGCTGGCCCTCTTCACCGGCCTCGCCGACCGACAACTGCATCGGGAAGGTCGAGCCGTCGCGGCGCTGACCCACAACGACGCGGCCCAGACCGATGATCCGGCGCTCGCCCGTCTGCAGATAATGCGCGATGTATTCGTCGTGCCGGTCGCGGTCGGGCTGAGGCATAAGACAGGAGACATTTTGCCCGACGAGCTCGGCTTCCGAATAGCCGAACATGCGCTGGGCAGCAGCGCTGAACGAGGTGATGACGCCGGCCTCGTCGATTATTATCATTGCATCAGGTACGGTCGCCAGGATCGATTGCAGATGCTGCTCGCGCGTTTCGTTTGAAGCCCGGACCGCCGCCTCGTCGGTGACATCCCGGCTGATGCAGGCAAAGCCTCGATGGGCGTCGTCTTCGAACAGCGCAGTGATGGTCAATCGCGCAAGGTATTCCGAGCCGTTCTCGCAGACTCGCCAGGCTTCACGCTCCAGAGTGCCTTCGCGCAGAGCGGCGTCCAAGTCGGCGCGGGGCCGTCCTGCCGTTATCTCGTCTGGCGGGTAGAACAGGTCGTGGGGCTGTCCCAGAACGCGATCGAGCGGCCAGCATTCGGCACGCTCGCCTTCTTCATTATAGCTCAGCACGATCCCGGAAGGATCGAGCAGCGTCAGGACGTGGCCGCCAGCCTGTCGCAGGAACAGCGGCGCAAGCCGCGCTACGTCGCTTGCAATCTCGTCCGCCCCGCGCCTCGTGTCGACCATCGGCCGGCTCACATACCTGGCCGGGCGCACGTATCCGGGCGTAGCCCGACCGTGCCACTCAGCGCCGCGCGAGTATGGCCTTCATCTCGTCGATTTCCTGCCGCTGCGAGCGCTTGATCGATTCGCAAAGCCGGATGACTTCCGGATCGCTGAGCTTTGCTTCCTGGCACATCAGGATCGCCCCGGAATGGTGCGGGATCATCGAGCGCAGAAAGGCCGTGTCGCCGATCGTGGTCTGGGTGCGGATGAGTGCAAAGCTGCCGAAGAAGGCGACCAGCGACGCGGCGATCAGCGCGATGTTGGCGGCCTTCGACGCGAACATGTGCCGCATGGCGAGGATCATCAGCACCACCATCGGCGCGACCATCATCAGCGTCATGTAGAGCATGTTGAGGTTGTTGTAGAAGCTGTCGAGCCCGTCGATCATGACGAACATCACCAGATACATGATGACGCCGCTGATGACGGTCTGAACGGCAAGGCTCCAATAGGCGCCCATCTTCCGGGTGTTCATGTGGGACGAATGGTCCATGGCGTATCTCCTTCGCTCGGCGCCGGCCGACCTGGGTATGAGTGTAACGCCCCGCTCTCTTGTTCGCCCCCGCCATCAGCCGTCCTGATGCTAAAACCAGAAGCGAACGCCGGCGACGAAGCTGGTGGCATGGACGTCCTCGCCCGCAAGCCTCGACAGCCGCGCCGTGTCTCCGGCTTTGCGCAGATAGGAAACGCCGATGTAAGGCGCGAACTGGCGGCTGAATTCGTAGCGCAGGCGCGCGCCGAGCTCTATGTTGACCAGCCCCGAACCGATGTCGTTCTCCGGAATATCCTGTGCGGCGAAATTGACCTCGGCGCGCGGCTGGAGGATCAGGCGCTGGGTGATGCGCTGGTCGTAATAGCCCTCGACCCGGCCCAGAACATCGCCCTTGGTCGAGAGGAACAGCGCGCCTTCGACCTCGAACATGCCAGGAGCCAGGCCCTCGACGCCGATCGTCGCGTAGGTGCGGTCGGGCCCGCGGCCGAAGTCCTGGCGGATACCGCCCTGAAGATTGAAATAGGGGTCGATGGCCCGGCTGTAGAGCACCTGCACCTCGGCGCTGTCGATGCCGCGGCCGAACTCGCCTTCGCCCTCGCTCTTGAGCCAGAGCCGGTTGATGTCGCCGCCGTAAAAGCCTTCGCCATCCCAGCGATAGCCATCGCGGCCGCTATGCGCCTGATACTCGAACAGGTTGAGCAGCATTTGCCCGAAATTGTTGCCGCCGCTATCCTTCATCATGATGTCGCGCGAGCGCGCCATCTCGCCGCCGGGAAAATCACGATCGGCGAAGTGGTCGCTTGGGGGAGGCGGCGGGGGCGCATTGCCGGCCGGAAGCGCCGTGCCGGTCATTTGCATGCCGGGCATGGCGGGCATTCCCGGCATCGTTGTCTGGCCATGCTGCGAATGGTCCATACCCGGCATCTCCGGCATCGCGGGAGACGCGGGTTGCGGCTGACCGGCCGCATCTCCCTGCGGCGCAGGACTGGCCTGGTGCTGCGAATGGTCCATCGCCGAGGTGGCGTCCGGCGCTGGTGTCTGAGCGCGCGGCCTGGCGGCGGCCTTGTCCTTCTTCTTCTCCTGCGCCGGCGCCACTTCGCCCGGCGGCGCCATGCCGGGCATGCCGTGCATCGAATGATCCTGGGCAAAGGCGGGCGCGGCAGCGAAAAGGGCGATCGCGCTCACCAGCGGCGTGAGGATGCGGGTCATTACGCGTCTCCCTTCGGACGGACGCTCACGACCCGCATCATCCCTGCATGCATGTGGTAGAGGAGATGACAGTGGAAGGCCCAGTCGCCGACCGCGTCGGCGGTGAAGTCCCAGGTCACCTTGCCGCCGGGCTGGACGATCACCGTATGCTTGCGCGGCGCATGATCGCCATGCCCCGTCACCAGCTCGAAAAAATGCCCGTGAATATGGATCGGATGCCCCATCATCGTGTCGTTGATGAGATTGACGCGCACCCGCTCGCCTTCGATGAAGGGGATCGGCTCGTGATGGTCCGACATTTTTTCGCCGTCGAACGACCACATGAACCGCTCCATGTTGCCGGTGAGGTGAATGTCGATGCTGCGGCTCGGCGCGCGCACGTCCGGATTGCGATCGAGCGCCATCAGGTCCCTGTAGACAAGCACCTTGTGGCCGACGTCGGCGAGGCCCTGGCCGGGCTCGCCGGTGCGGTCTACGGGCATCGGCGAGATGGTCTGGACGCTCGGGTCGCGCTTCACCTGCGGCGCGTTCGAGAAGTCGCGCATCTTCATCGAGCCCATCGCGTGCCCGCCATGATCCATGCCCGCCATCTGGCCATCGGCGCCCATCGCGCCGTGGTCCATGCCGGCCATCGATCCATGATCCATCCCCGAATGATCCATGCCTGCCATGGCGCTATTGTCCATGGTCGCCATCGCTGCCGCCGCGCCGGTCGCGAGGCGCGCGGACGCGTTCTTCTCGGCCGTCGGATCGACGCCCCGCATAGCGCCGCCCGACATGTCCATGCCTTCCATGCCCGGCATCGAGGACATGTCCATGCCCATGTCCTTCATGTCGGCGAGCGGCCGTTTGCGTAAGGGGGGAACCTCGCCGGCCATGCCGGCGCGCGGCGCGAGCGTGGCACGCGCCATGCCCGAGCGGTCGATCGCCTCGCCGACAAGGGTGTAGGCCTTGTCATCGCCTGGGCTGACAACGACGTCGTAGGTCTCGGCAACACCAATCTGGAACTCGTCGACGGTGACCGGCACCACATTCTGCCCGTCGGCCTGGACGATGGTCAGCGGCAGGCCGGGGATGCGGACGTTGAAGGTGGTCATCGCCGACGCATTGATGACCCGCAGCCGCACCCGTTCGCCCGGGGTGAAGAGCGCGGTCCAGTTGTCCATCGGACCATGGCCGTTGACGAGATAGGTGTAGGTGGATCCGGTCACATCGGAGATGTCGGCCGGGTCCATCCGCATCTGGCCCCAGTCGAGCCGGTCTTTGAGCGGCTGATCCTTGCCCGACAGGAGCCCGGCCAGGGTCTGGCGCTGGAAATTGAAATGGCCGGGGTTGACCTTGAGGCGCCGGAAGATCGCCTGCGGCGAGAGCGCGCTGTGATCGGCGAGCACGATGACATGCTCGCGGTCATAGGCGACCGGATCGGCACCGGCGGGATCGATGATGATCGGGCCGTAATGGCCTTCCTGTTCCTGCAGGCCTGAATGGCTGTGGTACCAGTAGGTGCCGCTTTGCACGACGGAGAACTGGTAGAGGTAGTTCGAGCCCGGCTTGATGCCCGGAAAAGACACGCCCGGCACACCGTCCATATTGGCCGGCAGGATCAGCCCGTGCCAGTGGATCGAGCTGTCCTCCTCCAGCTGATTGACGACGTTGAGCCGCACGCGCTGGCCCTCGCGCAGCCGGATCAGCGGGGCGGGGACCGTGCCGTTGAGGCCGATTGCCCGGAACTTGCGCCCGTCGATGGTCATCGACTGCCGGGCGATGGTGAGCGTGATGTCTTCGCCCGCCACGGTCGGCAGCGTCGGGCGCATCCCCGGCGAGATCGTCTGCGCCCAGGCCGGCAGCCAGGCTGACAGTGCGGCGCCACCACCGGCGAGGGCCGCTCCGCGAAGGAACTGGCGGCGGTCGAGAGCAGATATCATTCGGTTGTCTCAGCTTTAAGAAAGAGGGCGGACCTATTGGGAATACGCAGCATGGCCTCATCCCCCTCAAACTTTCTTTAATATTTCCGAAAGGCGTGCCCTAGCTCGATAGAGGCGCGTTTCGACCGCCTTCTGGCTGATCCCGAGAATTTCGGCGGTTTCAGCTTCCGATTTCTCGTCGATCGTACGCAAAATAAGCGTGTCCTTGAGGGAAGACGGCAGGGCAGCAATCGCTTTCATTGCTTGCGCGAGCTGCTGTTCGGCCCCGATCGCCTGATCGGGCAGCGGTGCGTCGTCGGCGACGCCGTCCGCCTCGCCGAGCGGTAGGGCTAGGGCAAAGAAATTTCGAACCGCTCGCCGACGCCGCCAGTCATGGCATTTGTTGATGACAATCCGGGACATCCAGACCTGGAAGGGTCGGGTTACGTCATAGCGGTTGAGTGCGGCAAAGGCCGCGACGAAGCTCGCCTGGGTGACATCCAATGCCTCATCCATAGATCCGACATGGCTGCGCACGAGCCGGTGAACCCAACCTTGATGCCGGCGGACCAGCTCGCCATAGGCCGCTTGCCGGCCTCCAAGCGCCAGAGCCGCGAGCTCCCCGTCCGAGCAGTCGGGGAGGCACGCGGTCATTCGGATTTGGCCGTCAGCGCTTTCACCACGGCGTCGTCGAATTTGTCCGTCTGATCCGGGCGCAGCACGGCCCGCATCGCGAAGATATGCTCAAGTGTTTCTTTCTGCAGCGCGCCCATGGCCTGGTGCGAGCGATCCACCGCAGTTGCGACTTGCGGGCCATAGCCATGCTCCGCTTCGATCGCTTCCGCGAGACGCGCATTGTCGGCGCGCAATTCGGCCTCCAGCGCTTGACGCCGGATCGCGTAGTTCTTCTCGATTGTCTCGAGTCGGCTGTGTTGCGCTGAATTCAGCTTCAGATCGCGATGGAGCAGCTCGTGCAGCTCATTTTCGACCGGGCGCACTGGAACCACATAGACGCGGCCAATGACAACGCCAGCGATCGCCGCGGCGAAGGTCACCAGGACGAGGAGCAGGAGCCGGCGGCGGTCGCGCATCACTGCGAGCTCAGCAGCGTCGAGGGCGCAAGCGCGAGCCGAGCATCGAAGGGCGATAGCGGTTTGGCATCAGCAGACCGTGTCGGAACTGCCGAGCCGGCAATTCCGATGAACAGCGCGGTTGCGGCCGCGATGCCGAACGTCATAGCGCCAAGGCTTGGTATGGCCCGGATGCGCGCTATTTCCGCCATGACCCGGCTTTCCAGGCCGCCGAGCCTGGGATCGAGAGGCGCATCGCGCAACCGCGAGAGCAGGTGGTCAAGTTCATCCATGGTGCTTCTCCGTCTTCATCCTTCAATACGCACGATGGTCCAGGAACCCTTGCTGTAGATTGAAAAGAATAATTGCGAGGGGTGGGGGCTCGGGCTGCGTATTGTCTCATGGGATCTACAGGAGAATGTTCCAATGCGTTTCTTTTCGCCTCTCGCAGTTATCGCCGCCGTCGGCCTGAGTGTTTCTGCTCCGGCCTACGCGCATCCCAAGCTTGTGTCCTCGACGCCCGCCGCGAACGCCAGCGTCTCGGCGCCTTCGCGTATCACGCTCACCTTCAGTGAAGGTCTGATGCCGAAGCTGTCGGGCGCCGAGATCGTGATGACCGGCATGCCCGGCATGCCCAACCACCGCATGGCGGTTACCGGCTTCAAGACGGCCGTCGAAGGCGGCAAGACGCTCGTGCTGGCGCTCGACAAGCCGCTCATGGCAGGCAGCTATCAGGTCGCCTGGCACGTCGTCTCGACCGACACGCACCGCATCCAGGGAAATCTCGCCTTTACCGTCAAGTGAAGCCATGAACGACGTGGCACTCGTCGCCGTCCGCTGGGCACTCTACGTCGATCTCGGCCTGCTGTTCGGCCTGCCGCTGTTCGCGCTCTATGCGCCTGGCGGCGGCCGGATCGTTCAGCGGCATATGCCGATGGCGGCAATGGTGGCCTGTCTCGCCTGTCTCGCCCTCTTGCTGTCGGCGCTGGGGTTCGCGTTGCAGGCTGCGGCCATGACCGGCCTGCCGCTCACCCAGCCTGATCTATCCATGGTCGCAGACCTCATCAACGGCACGTCCATGGGAACGGCGCTGAAGGCGCGTCTTGTCGCGCTTCTTGTTCTTCTGCTCTGCATCCCCTTCTATCGCCGGCAATCCCGTCCTGTCTTTATCGCGTCCACTCTGGCAGGCGCGGTCGCGCTCGCGACCCTCGCCTGGAGCGGGCATGGCGCGGCCGGCGAAGGCGAGGCGGGCTGGCTGCAACTGGGGGCCGATCTCATCCATCTGCTCGCCGCGGGCGCCTGGGTCGGCGCGCTTGCCGCATTCCTTGCGCTGGTTCTTACCAGGCTCGCAACCGATGATCTCGCCACTGAAGACATGGACCGGGTCATGCTCGCCGAGGAAGCGCTGCGGGGCTTCTCCCTCGTCGGCACGATCATCGTCGCCCTGCTGATCCTGACCGGGACGGTGAACGGCTGGTTCCTGGTCGGCCCGGGCAACATCGCGTCTCTCGGGCAGTCGACCTACGGCCTGCTGCTCATCGCCAAGCTGCTGCTCTTCGCCGGCATGCTGGGCCTGGCCGCGCTCAACCGTTACCGCCTGACCCCGGCACTGGCGCAGGCGATCGAGGAAGAGGACGCGCCCCGGGCGCAGGCGCTGTTGCGGGCGAGCCTCGTCGTCGAAGGCGGTCTTGCGATCGTCATTCTCGGGCTGGTCGCCTGGCTGGGGACACTGTCGCCACCCATGTCGATGTAGTTTATCGTTTCGAACGCCTCGCGTTGGGAGAAGCCAATGCAATCGTACACCCCGCCGCGCGGGACTGGATCGACGAAAGACTATGATCGCGCGATCCGCCTGTGGGCGCGGGAGAAGCGGTGGCGTGCCGCCATGCTTGCCATGCTGCGCCCGGATTGGCGCCTGGTAATCGCCGATTATGGCCGCCAGCACGGGTCTCATGCGGCTCGCCTTCCGCCTGACCGTGCAGCGGCTCGATGGCATCGACGATACCCAGCCCAATGCCGACGGCGTGCTCCCCGGCCTGATGGCGGCCAAGCGAACGGGCCCGCCGATTTGGCCGCTTAGGCGATTACGTATTGACCCTGACACGGTGTCAGACCCTAGATCGTCAGGCGTCGAAAGGAGCGAGGCGATGAACGAGACACATGGAGCGGCGCATGGCGGCGGTTGCTGCGGCGGCCACGGCACCGCTAAAGCGGCGACCGGCGTCAAGGACCCGGTCTGCGGCATGACCGTCGACCCGGCGACCACGGCGCATCACGCCGAGCATAGCGGTGAAAGCTATCATTTCTGCAGCGCGGGCTGCCGGACCAAATTCATCGCCGATCCCGAGCGCTATCTCGGCCCGCCGACGCCGCCGGTCGCGGCGCCCGAAGGCACGATCTGGACCTGCCCGATGCATCCCGAGATCCGCCAGGACCATCCCGGGTCCTGTCCGATCTGCGGCATGGCGCTCGAACCCGCGACCGTGACCGCCGACAGCGGCCCCAGCCACGAGCTAGTCGATTTCACGCGGCGCTTCTGGGTCGGCCTCGTGCTGGCTCTCCCGGTGCTGATCCTCGAGATGGGCGCGCATGTCTTTCCCGCGATCCATCGCCTCGTGCCGATGTCTATCTCGGTATGGATCCAGTTCGTGCTGGCGACACCCGTCGTGCTGTGGGCGGGCTGGCCGTTCTTCGAGCGTGGCTGGGCCTCGCTCAAGACCCGCAACTTCAACATGTTCACCCTGATCGCGATGGGGACCGGGGTCGCCTGGATCTACAGCGTCATCGCGACGCTCGCGCCTCAGCTGTTCCCGCCGGCCTTCCGCGGCGAGGACGGCATGGTTGCCGTCTATTTCGAGGCGGCCGCGGTGATCACCGTCCTCGTGCTGCTCGGCCAGATGCTCGAACTGCGCGCGCGGGAACGCACCTCGGGCGCGATCAAGGCGCTGCTCAACCTTGCACCAAAGACCGCGCGCCGGATCGGTTCTGATGGGAACGAAGAGGAAATCAGCCTTGATCTGGTTGCGGTGGGCGACCGCCTGCGGGTGCGGCCGGGCGAGAAGGTGCCGGTCGACGGCGTAGTCGAGGACGGCCGCTCCTCGCTCGACGAGTCGATGGTCACCGGCGAATCCATGCCCGTCACCAAGGCAAAGGCCGACACAGTGATCGGCGGCACGCTCAACCAGACCGGTGCGCTGGTGATCGTCGCCGACAAGGTCGGCCGCGATACCATGCTCGCACGCATCGTCCAGATGGTCGCTGAGGCGCAGCGCTCGCGCGCGCCGATCCAGCGCATGGCCGATCAGGTGTCGGGCTGGTTTGTGCCCGTGGTCATCGCGGTCGCGGCCGTCGCGTTCATCGCCTGGGGCATCTGGGGTCCCGAGCCGCGCTTCGCCTATGGGCTGGTGGCGGCGGTCGCCGTGCTGATCATCGCCTGTCCCTGCGCACTGGGGCTGGCAACGCCGATGTCGATCATGGTCGGGGTCGGCCGCGGCGCCGGGCTCGGTGTCCTCATCAAAAATGCCGAAGCACTCGAGCATATGGAGAAGGTCGACACTCTCGTCGTCGACAAGACAGGCACGCTGACCGAAGGCCGGCCTGCCGTCACCCAGGTCGTGCCGGCGCCCGGCTTCGACGAAGCCGAGCTGCTGCGTCTTGCCGCCTCGGTCGAGCGGGCGTCCGAGCATCCGCTCGCGCTGGCGATCGTCGAGGCCGCCAAGGATCGCGGCATCGCCACGAGCGACGTCACCGACTTCGACTCGCCGACCGGGCGCGGCGCGCTCGGCACTGTCGATGGCTGCAGGATCGTTCTCGGCAACGCGCGGTTCCTCGGTGACGAGGGCGTCGCCACCGAGGCGCTCGCCGACCAGGCCGACGCGCTGCGCCGGGATGGCGCCACCGCGATCTTCATCGGGGTCGACGGCACAGTCGGCGGCGCCTTCGCGATCGCCGATCCGGTGAAGGCCACGACACCAGAAGCGCTCGCCACGCTCAAGGCGGAGGGCATTCGCGTGGTCATGCTGACAGGCGACAACCGCACGACGGCGGAAGCGGTCGCCCGGCGTCTGGGCATCGACGAGGTGGAGGCCGAGGTGCTGCCCGATCAGAAGAGCGCCGTGGTCGCGAAGTTCAAGCGCGAGGGGCGGGTGGTCGCCATGGCCGGCGACGGTGTCAACGACGCCCCCGCGTTGGCCGCCGCCGACGTCGGCATCGCCATGGGTTCCGGCACCGACGTCGCGATCGAGAGCGCTGGCGTCACGCTGCTCAAGGGCGACCTGACTGGCATCGTCCGGGCGCGGCGGCTCAGCCAAGCGACCATGTCGAACATCCGCCAGAATCTCGTCTTCGCCTTCATCTACAATGTCGCGGGCGTGCCCGTAGCGGCGGGTGCGCTCTATCCGCTGTTCGGTATTCTGCTCTCGCCCATTATCGCGGCGGCGGCGATGGCGCTCTCTTCGGTGAGCGTGGTCACCAACGCGCTGCGCCTCAACCGGAAAGCACTGTGAACATCGGCGAGACGTCACGGCAGAGCGGCGTCTCTGAGCGGATGATCCGCCATTATGAAAAGATCGGCCTCATCCCGGCGCCGGCGCGTCGGGGTGCTGGCTATCGTGACTATGGCGAGCGCGACCTCCATCGCCTCCGGTTTATCGCCAATGCCCGCGATCTCGGCTTCCCGATCGAGGAGATCCGCACGTTGCTCAGCCTTTGGGCCGATACCGGCCGTGCCAGCGCGGAGGTGAAGCGGCTTGCCCTTGCCCGCGCCGATGAGTTTCAGCGCAAAGCCGAGGCGTTGACGGCGCTGCGCGACACGCTAATCGACCTGGCCGAGCGCTGCCAAGGCGACGAGCGGCCGGATTGTCCGATCATCGCCGAACTGGCCGCGGCCCGATCCGCATAGCATCCGGCATCGCACGGCCGAGAATTTTAGGGGTGCCCGTTTTCGGTCGATTCGTGCAGGTCGACGGCGAAAGCGATCCGCAACAGGTCGGGCAGGCTTTGCGCGTTGAGTTTGATCATCAGACTGGCCCGATGCAGCTCGACCGTGCGCGACGTGACGCCGAGTTCATCTGCGATAAGGCTATTTGGATAGCCTCGCGAAATTCCTCTCAGAACGGCCCGTTCGCGCTGCGTCAGTCTCGCGGCTTTCGAAAGAGCGTCGGCCTGTTCGGAGGCACGACGGGCTATACTCTCAAGCCAGCTGAAGCCGCGGTCGATCGCGCCGAGCAAAGCGGCCTTCTCGACCGGTTTGGCGAGAAAGTCGGCAGCGCCCGCCTTCATCGCCTGTACGGCGAGCGTAGGATCGCCATTGCCCGTCAGCACCACGACGGGCATGTCGATACCGCGTCGCGTCAGCTCCGCCTGAACCTGCAGGCCGTCCATGTCGGGCATGTGCATGTCGAGAACCACGCAGCCTTTCTCGGCGTCCTCTGCGCTCAACAGAAACTCCGGCCCCGAAGCGTAGGCTTCTACGGCAAACCCTGCGGTCCGCAACGTGAAACTTAGTGCTTTTCGTATTGTCTCTTCGTCATCGACGATATGCACGACGCGCTTGTTCCCCATAGCCCCCGAGATCGATCAATACGCAGTGCCGCGAGGGCAGCGCTTCAAGGGATACTTCTCTGCACGTTGGACTATGGTCCCAGGTCAAGAGTAAAAATTTGGCGAGGCAAAACGGCGAAGGACAGCGAAACTGTGAGGGTTCGGCTACTCCGCTCACACCAATGCCGCGGTCGCTGCGGCTCATTGCCGGGTCTCTGCTCCGGACGATGCATGCGAGTTGCCCGCGCCGCCCTCGGCGCGATCGAGCCATCGCTACGCTTCCATCACATCGTCGACCGGCAGCGGGTTACTGGCGCCCGGCGGGCGAGGGGGCGGGTTGGCCCTTGACGGCTGCGCGATCGGACGCCCAGGATAGCAGGGTGGCGCGCTTTACTTCGGGCTCAAGCTTCAGGTGCCCAGCAACGTCGAGGGGATCGATGAACGAGCGTGTGTGCGACACGACATATCCTCCTTCCCTGCCGCGATTTTCTCCGAAAGGGAGATCTCAGGAGATTGGTTCGGACTCGTTTAGGGTCAATGGATGAGGACGCGCACAGCGTTTGCCGGGCGTTCATTTCCGTCTTAGAACTGACGCGCAGCACGCCATTCAATCCGGTGGCGAACGGCCTCCGCGATCGCTGGCATGACGTCTATATCATTCGACGCATGTGCAACCGCGTTCGTGCTGACGATCCTTTCGACAAGCCCACCCAGAACCTGCGCTGCATCGCCGGCAAAAAGCGGATGCACGACCACGCAATCCGGTCGCGCGAACCCCATGCCGACCAGTTGGCGCGCCGCCTCGGTGAGGGTCCGACCGGATGAGGCGATATCGTCGACCAGCACCGGCTGGCGATCGAGAAACGCTGGGGCATTCGGAATCGAGATGGTGACGTGACGGTCGCCGGATCGGATTTTCTCGCACACGAGAAACGGAGCATCGGCATCGGCCGCCACCTGCGAGACCCACTGTTCGCTTTCCAGGTCCGGACCGATGATCAGCGGGCGAGCGACATTGCGCTTGATCCACGAGGCCAAAAACGGCGCGGCATGAACAACCTGGGTTGGGATGCGGTAGATTTCCGACAATTCATGGTAGCGATGGAGATGCGGATCGACCGTCACCAGCCAGTCGAGATGGCGAGACAGGATCGCAGCAAAGGTTCGCGACGTCACCGCCTCGCCGGCATGGAAGCGTATGTCCTGGCGCATGTAAGCGAGGTAGGGAGCATCGCAGAATCTGGTCGTAAACGTACGCTAAGCCTCAGATTGGCGGTTTTGGGTGCGTAGCGGACGAAAACCGTCTTCCGGCAATTTCATGTCGCTCCAGAGATAGTCGCCGGTCAGGCTGATGTGCTCCCAGCCTAGTGGTGCGGCGTGGCTGAGCAGCATATCGTCAATGTCACGGCCCTGATTCCGGAGATGTTCGGCGGCCCGGCCAAGATAGACCGTGTTCCACAAGATGATCGCCGCCGATACCAGATTGAGGCCCGAGGCCCGGTGGCGCTGATTTTCAAATGTTCGATCGCGCAGCTCGCCGAGCCGGTTGAAGAAAACGGCGCGGGCTAGGGCGTTTCGGGCTTCACCTTTGTTGAGATTGGCGTTGGTGCGGCGGCGCAGATCAATGTCGTCAAGCCAGTCCAACATGAACAAGGTCCGCTCGACCCGCCCGATTTCCCGCAAAGCCCGTGATAGGGAATTTTGCCGGGAATACCCCGCCAGCTTCTTCAGCATGACCGAGGCGCTGACCGTGCCGGTGCGGATCGAAGCCGCCAGATGCAAAACCTCTTTCCAGTCGTCCTCGATGGCCTTCACATTGATGGCTCCGCCGATCAACTGATTGAACGCGGCATATTCGGCTGCGGGTGTCAGGGTATAAAGGCGCCTCTCGCTGAGATCACGAATGCGCGGCGCGAACCGGAATCCGAGCAAATGGCACAGCCCGAACACATGATCGACTGCGCCTGCGGTATCGGTCGCGTGTTCCTTGATGTCGAGCTGGCTC
The window above is part of the Sphingobium sp. MI1205 genome. Proteins encoded here:
- a CDS encoding phosphoribosyltransferase family protein, which encodes MRQDIRFHAGEAVTSRTFAAILSRHLDWLVTVDPHLHRYHELSEIYRIPTQVVHAAPFLASWIKRNVARPLIIGPDLESEQWVSQVAADADAPFLVCEKIRSGDRHVTISIPNAPAFLDRQPVLVDDIASSGRTLTEAARQLVGMGFARPDCVVVHPLFAGDAAQVLGGLVERIVSTNAVAHASNDIDVMPAIAEAVRHRIEWRAARQF